The Patescibacteria group bacterium sequence AATAAATTTTATTCCTTTGCATAATTTTTCCAATATTCGATTGTATAAACAAATGCTTAACTTTTCCAACAAATAATCTGATATGAAAAAAATAATTATATTTTTGCTAGCTATATTTTTATACGGTTGCCAAATAATAGAAGCCCCTATTAATGACACCCAAAATATAACGGTAATTAATACTAATACTGCCAACGACAATCAAACAAATACTACACCAGAAAAAAATAATGAGCCAAAAAATGAAGATATTGTCTGCACTATGGATGCGATGCTTTGTCCGGACGGTACTTATGTTTCTAGAGTTGCGCCTGATTGTAATTTTGCTCCCTGTCCTGAAATAGGCAAACTCATCCAGCCAATAGCTGAGTTTGACAAAAGAATTAGCAAAAAACCATTTAGCATATATATCACACCAAAAGATTCGCCTGTTCAGCCAGAAAAATTCACTGGCTATCATACGGGAGCTGATGTAGAATATTCAGATATGCCAGATGCTGACATAACAGTCCATGCCATAGCTGACGGCCAAGTTGTCCGCTCCGGCTGGGTCAGTGGCTATGGTGGTATGATTGCTATCAGGCACAATATAGAAGGGAAAGATTATATAGTTATTTATGGACACCTCAAGCCAGATACTTTAGAAAAAAATGAATCTGATATAAAATCAAACCAAGTGATTGGTCTATTAGGCCAGGGATACAGCTATGATACTGATGGCGAAAGAAAACACCTTCATTTTGCCATTTATACCGGCACTGATATCAATGTCCAAGGCTACGCACAAAGCCAGGATGAATTAAAAAAATGGCTTGATCCTCAAAAATTTTTATTAAATAAATAATTTAACACCCTCGCTACTAGAACGAGGGTGTTTTTTCATGCCTATTTGGCATGATTTGTCTCCAAAGCCTTGACCAAAAGATCTTTGTAGTCGGCATCAAAAAAGCCGACGATGGTCACCTGACCCTGGATTGTGTTGTCCACTTCGCGTTTGAGACGCGCTCCTAAGTCACCGTTGATGGGTCCCAAACTACTGAAAACGAAATCTCCGGACATGGTCTTGACGACTTTTTGCCAGTTGGACATGACCTGCTCCTTTATGAAAAGTGTACACCAGCAACCTCTAACTAGTCAGGATACTATGTAATAGCTTCATTGTCAATATAAATATAGATATTTGCAAATTCCAAAAAAGTGCTATAATAATATTATTAACAAACCTAAACTAAGAAAATGAATAACGAAAAGCCTCCATCGGCGCCCTTTGAAAAGAAAAGATTTCTTTTTGTTTCTTTTGATGCGCTGATAAGTGACGTGGCCTGGCAAGTCCTAAAAGAGGGTCATGAAGCTAAATATTTTATAAAAAATCAAGCTATCAAAGATGTAGCCGACGGCTTTGTGCCAAAAAGCGATGATTGGGAAAAAGACCTAGACTGGGCAGACATTGTTGTTTTTGATGATGTCCTTGGTATGGGAACTATGGCTGAAAAAGTCAGAAAGCGCGGTATTCCAGTCATTGGTGGCACACCATATACCGACCAATTAGAAGACGACCGTTCTTTTGGTCAGGAGGAATTAAAAAAGGCTGGCATTCCTATAATCCCTTACGAAACATTTACTGATTTTGATGCTGCCATTGATTATGTCAAAAAAAATGAAAATCGTTATGTTATCAAACCTAGCGGCGAAGCTCAAAATACCAAACATTTTCTTTTTGTCGGTCAAGAAGAAGACGGTAAAGACGTCATCCAGATGCTAGAGGCTTACAAAAAAGTTTGGAGTCAGAAGATAAAAGAATTTCAACTACAAAGAAGAATGTCAGGAGTAGAAGTAGCCGTCGGAGCATTTTTTAACGGTTATGAATTTGTCTTTCCAATAAATATCAACTTTGAGCACAAAAAAATGTTTCCTGGCAATATTGGCCCATCTACTGGGGAAATGGGTACATCTATGTTTTGGTCAGGCCAAAATAAAATATTTAATAATACTCTGAAAAAAATGGAGCCGATTCTGCGTCGTGAAAAATACACCGGCTATATTGATCTCAATTGTATTGTAAATGGTAATGGTATTTATCCCCTAGAATTTACTGCTCGCTTTGGCTATCCAACTATCCAGATACAAATGGATGGCATACTTATGCCTATTGGACAATGGCTCTATGAAATGGCTACTGGCACACTAAAAAATTTCAAAACAAAAACCGGCTTTCAAGTCGGAGTCAGACTGGTAGTCCCTCCTTATCCCTATGGCTCAAGCATCAAAACTGAGCTAGCTGAATACAAAAATGCCCTTATAATATTTAAAAAACCAGCTTCGGAAGGTATTCACATTGTAGAGACCAAATTGATAAACGGAGAATGGATAGTAACTGGCGATCACGGAGTGGCTTTGATAGTAGTCGGCACTGGTTCTACTATGAAGCAAGCCCAGCAACAGGTCTATCATAGAATTCAAAATATATTAATACCAAATATGTTTTACCGGGATGATATAGGCGACCGCTGGTTTGAAGACAGCGACAAACTGCACAACTGGGGCTACCTCAGAGAATCCTAAAAATATTTAGAAATAATTATCTTAAACCAGTCAGTATATATATCAGGCTGGTTTTTGATTTGATCTTTTATAGTTTTGATATCAAGCCATTTGATATCAGATATTTCATTTTTGTCAAAATCAACTGGGTCATCATAGTATCCAAAAAACACATGGTCATATTCATGTTCCGTCAGACCGTTGTCAAACTCGGCTTTATAAATAAAAGAAAATTTTTCTTCCAAATCACAATCAAACCCCAGCTCTTCTTTGAGACGACGATGAGCTGCTGACAAAGTATCTTCCTCTGGCTTGGGATGGCTACAACAAGTATTTGTCCACATACCAGGACAATGATATTTGCTGTCTACTCTTTTTTGTAAAAGCAGTTGACCAAATCTGTTGAAAATCAAAATAGAGAAAGCTCGATGAAGCTGACCTTTTTTGTGTACTTCCATCTTCTGACCAGTACCAATTGGCTGATCATTTTTATCTACGAGTATTATATCGTCTGGCATACCAAAATTATAACAAATATAAAATAAAAAGACACCCCCACTTTCCGCAAAGTGAGGGTGCGCTATTAGCCTTACAGGCCGGTAGAGGCCTTGGGATGTCTGAGCTTGGGATCAAAGGCACTCAAGCCGTGTGCACCATGATCTATACACTCGCAGACTACTTGGGCCCCCTCACCGATGTTGTGTTTGGGGTCCTTGTAGATAATCTTCAACCTCTGGCCATGCAGACGATGACCTGCCTGATCGACCACAACAACTTCACCGCAGATAGTGCCCCTAATTGTTTCCACGACTTCCTCCTGAGGCTATGGTTATTAGTGACAGGGAACTTATTTTTAAAACTTATAAATTAGCAATACCATAAAAATTATTTTTAGTCAATAAAACCAAAATTTATTTTAGTAAATTTTTCATTTAACTCTTCCAAAAAGCGATCTGAACAAAATAAGTAAGCCAAAGGATATATCTCTTAAAGCATTACAATTTACTATCAAATTCCTTGTCTAATTCCTCTAACAATTTCCTCTGTTTTTTGGTCAATTTACTCGGTACATCTACATTGACTATTACTATTTGGTCTCCTCTACCCCTAGCTTTGAGGTGAGCCACACCTTTATCTGACAAAACAAATTTTTTGCCACTAGGTGTACCAGACGGAATTTTTAGTTTGACTTTACCATCTATAGTCCTAGCTTCTATTTGTCCGCCTAGAGCTGCCATGGTAAAGGGAATATCATATTCAGTTATCAAATCATCACCCTGACGCTCAAAACCTTTCTCCGGCAATACATGGACTACGACATACAAATCTCCAGACACAGCTCCATTTTTACCAGCATTTCCCTGCCCAGACAGACGGATAGATTGTCCATCATCAATACCGGCTGGAATTTCTACTTTGATATCTACATTTTCAGTATCAAAGCCCTGACCATGGCAGGCTCCACACTTATTTTTTATGGATTTACCTTTACCCCGACAATCCGGACAAACTGTCTGAGTGCGAAATGTGCCAAGTACTGTACTAGTAATATGCCCACTACCACCACAAGTTCTACACTCCTCAAAAGATGTACCTTTGTCAGCACCAGTGCCTTCACAAGACTGACACTTTATTTTTTTTCGCAAAGATAGGCTCTCAGATAATCCAAAAACAGCATCTTTGAGGCTAATATTTATATCAACTTGAATATCCTCGCCTCTTTGATTACGACCAGACCTAAAAGGGCTGTCGCCACCAAAAAAACTACCAAAAATATCTCCCAGATCAAAATCCATATTTTGCCCGCCAGAAAAATCAAAACCACCAAAACCCTGTCCGCCGCCAAAAGGATTTCCGCCGGAAAATCCACCGGTTTGATCAAAGTTGGCGCCAAACTGGTCATACTGCTGACGTTTTTCTTTGTTGGACAGTACCTGATAAGCTTCGTTTATTTCCTTAAACTTTTTTAGATTTTCTTCACCACCGTTTTTATCGGGATGATATTGGTGAGCCAATTTACGAAAGGCGCGCTTGATCTCAGAATCAGTCGCACCTTTCTCTACTCCCAATGTTTTATAGTAATCTTTGGGCATTATTTATCTTTTTTTTCGTCGTCTTTTACCTCTTCAAAATCTCCTTCAACTGGACCTTTATCTTTTTTTGGTTCATCATTTTGCTGCGCGTCCGCCGAAGCGTTAGCGGAGGCGGAATACATAGCTGCCCCAATTGCCTGGACAGTATCTTCCATTTCTTTGATAGCCGATTTGACAGCTTCAATATCGGCAGAATCTTTGACTTTTTTCAAAGCTTCCATTTTCTCTTCCATTTTTTTCTTATCTTCATCTTTGAGTTTAGCTTCACTCTCTTTGATGAATTTCTCTGTATGAGCAATGATATTATCAGCGTTGTTTCTGACTTCTACTTCTTCTTTTTTCTTTTTATCTTCTTCAGCATGAAGATCAGCATCTTTTTTCATTTTTTCTATTTCTTCTTCTGAAAGTCCTGAAGAAGACTTGATAGTGATAGATTGTTCTTTACTAGTAGCCTTATCTACTGCTTTGACATTTAAAATACCGTTGGCGTCAATATCAAAAGAAACCTCAATCTGTGGTACACCACGGGGAGCTGGCGGGATACCTGATAGTGTAAATCTGCCAAGCGTCTTATTGTCTTGAGCCATTGGACGCTCACCCTGAAGTACATGAATTTCTACAGAATCCTGATGATCAGCTGCGGTAGAAAAAACCTGAGTCTTGGAAGCCGGAATAGTAGTGTTTCTCTCAATAAGCGGTGTTCGTACGCCACCTAAAGTCTCAATCCCCAAAGTAAGCGGAGTGACATCAAGTAGCAAAACATCTTTGACATCCCCTTGCAATACTCCAGCTTGGACAGCTGCTCCAAGAGCCACTACTTCATCTGGATTGACAGATATATTTGGTTTTTTGCCAAAAAATTCTTCTACTTTCTTTTGTACCAAAGGCATCCTAGTCATACCACCGACCATTATCACCTCTTCAATATCAGTGACAGACAATTTGGCATCAGTCAGAGCTTTTTTGCATGGTTCCAAAGTCTTGGCTACCAAATCGCCTACTAATTCTTCTAGTTTGGCCCTGGTCATTTTCATGACTAAATGTTTTGGGCCTGATTCATCAGTAGTAATAAATGGCTGATTGATTTCTGTTTCCATTGATGAAGAAAGTTCTACTTTAGCTTTTTCAGCAGACTCTTTGAGCCTTTGCATAGCCAAAGCGTCTTTGCTCAAATCAATGCCTTCTTGCTTTTTGAATTCATCCAATATCCAATTGATAAGCACCTGATCAAAATCATCACCACCCAAGTGAGTGTCACCGTTGGTGGCTTTTACTTCTACTGTGTCAGCGGAAACATCCAAAATAGATATATCAAAAGTACCACCACCCAGATCATAGACCGCTATTTGCTGATCTTTTTTCTTGTCAAAGCCATAAGCTAAGGCTGCGGCTGTTGGCTCGTTGATAATACGCTTTACTTCCAATCCGGCAATTTTACCGGCATCTTTTGTAGCCTGACGCTGAGAGTCATCAAAATAAGCTGGTACAGTGATAACTGCTTCAGTGACTTCTTCGCCCAATCTTTCACTGGCGTCAGCTTTTATCTTTTGTAAAATCATAGCAGATATTTCTTGCGGACTGTACTGCTTGTCCCCCATTTTGACTTTTACACCTTCGCCTGATTGACTAATTTCATAAGGCACGGTATCAATATCTTTTTTGATTTCACCGTCACTATATTTTCGGCCAATCAAACGCTTGACCGAAAAAATTGTATTTTTTGGATTGGTGACTGCCTGTCTTTTGGCTGGCAAACCGACCAATCTCTCTCCATTTTTTGACAGGGCTACTATAGAAGGAGTAGTACGATTACCTTCTTTGTTTTCCAAAATTTTTGGCTTACCCCCTTCGACAATAGCTACTGCTGAGTTGGTTGTACCCAAATCAATTCCTATAATTTTTGACATGTTATTTTATTCCTCTATATTGTCATTCTGAATTTATTTCAGAATCTCACCTCCTCATTAGAGATCCTGAAACTAGTTCAGGATGACAAATTATTATTTATTATATTAATTTCTTTAAATTATTTATTAATTCTTTTTTTGACAAGAGATGTTGGATATCTAAGACATCATCTGCATCCATATCGTCTAACAAAGCAAAATCCATTACTTCCTGCGGACTCAAATCTGTCAAAATTGCGTTGCCTATCACTCCTTGTGGCAAGCCGGCAAATTTTGTCAAAAGGTTTGCTCCACAACTATGGCAACTGGCATAAGTCAAAACACTATATTCTGACTCATCCAAAACCTGTATATTTGGTTGCCTATACTCTGACGAACAAATTGGACAGTTTTTTATCAGCCGCAGATTGAGAGGCGAATTTAGGTTATTTATCATTTATTTTTTATTATTTACATTTATTTTGATACTTTTTGCTCTAGCATCAATCTCTTTTGGCAGACTGATTTTTAAGAGACCATTTTCAAAATCAGCCTGTGCCTTGTCAGCTTTGACAGAGCTTGGCAAAACTATACTGCGATGAAAGGATCCACTCCTAACTTCTTTGCGGTAATAATTTTTTTCATCAATTTCTGAAGAAGTCTCGCGTCTGCCCTCAATGGTCAAAACATCATCGTGGACGTTTATCTCCACATCCTGAGGCTTAATGCCGGCCAGTGTTGCCTCAACTACAACATTGTCTTTTTCTTCATACACATCAATGGCTGGTACAAAATTTTGGAAATTATTTTCCAAATTTTCAAAAGTGTCTAATAATGGACTCCATGGTATTAATGTCATAATTATCTTCTCCTTCCTAACCCGTTGTTATATTTGTATAATTTACGGGTTCTTAATTTATTATTAAATTAATTATATATTATTGATAATCACTTTGGCTGGTCTGATGACCATATTATCTATTTTATAACCTATTTGCTTTTCTTCCACTATTATGTGATCTTCATTTTTGTCATCACTTACTTGTCCGACTGATTCGTGTAAATTGGCGTCAAATTTTTCTCCGACAGCCTTTATTTTTTTAACGTTGCGTTCGTTTAGAAAGCCGTCCCACATCCTCAGGATATGTTCTAGGCCTACTGCCCATGATTCATTTTTTTGATCCTTCGGAATATGATTGATAGCTGTCTGATAATTATCAAATATGGGCAAAAGCTGCAAAATAATATCTGATCTGACAAATATACTTAAATCTTTTAGGCGCTTATCTGTCTCTTTCTGAAGGTTCTGATAATCAGCCAGAGCTTTTTGCCAGCCAGCTAGATTCTCATCAGCCATCAATTTGTAGTCTATTTTTTCATGTTTATGTTTTTTGTCTTTCATCCCGTTAGACCCATTAAAAATTAATTAAATAAATATTTTTATCTTTCAATTTATATCCAAACCCAAGTTATAGTAAATTTTTTACTTGATAATTTTTACTGTTTGTTCCAATAATCCCAATACTCTATTATAATCCATCCTAGTTGGTCCCAAAATAGCTAAAAGCATATTATCCGGCAAGGGTGCAATGGCCACTGAGCAGTCTTCACTAAATGGGTTGTCAGGGCCAATCAATATCTCTGGAGCAGTTATATTGTTATAAATTTCTGAAATAGCTTTTTCCAAACTGTCTACTACCTGACTCATAGACAATACCATTTTGTAATCTTCAAATTCTGGTTGAGAAAACAAATTGAAAAGACCAGTAAAATAATAATCATTCGGAGCTAGTCCTACGATAGTAGCTAGATTTGTCTTATCTACCA is a genomic window containing:
- a CDS encoding DeoR family transcriptional regulator — protein: MENRSQKLLKAIIDIYIKTARPVASKTLCDEESFEVSSATIRNDMYELESQGYIAQPHTSAGRIPTISGYRYYLDNLLSIKSPNSNEQKELEKAYKKDIRDLAKLLVDKTNLATIVGLAPNDYYFTGLFNLFSQPEFEDYKMVLSMSQVVDSLEKAISEIYNNITAPEILIGPDNPFSEDCSVAIAPLPDNMLLAILGPTRMDYNRVLGLLEQTVKIIK
- a CDS encoding Lar family restriction alleviation protein; the encoded protein is MINNLNSPLNLRLIKNCPICSSEYRQPNIQVLDESEYSVLTYASCHSCGANLLTKFAGLPQGVIGNAILTDLSPQEVMDFALLDDMDADDVLDIQHLLSKKELINNLKKLI
- a CDS encoding M23 family metallopeptidase translates to MKKIIIFLLAIFLYGCQIIEAPINDTQNITVINTNTANDNQTNTTPEKNNEPKNEDIVCTMDAMLCPDGTYVSRVAPDCNFAPCPEIGKLIQPIAEFDKRISKKPFSIYITPKDSPVQPEKFTGYHTGADVEYSDMPDADITVHAIADGQVVRSGWVSGYGGMIAIRHNIEGKDYIVIYGHLKPDTLEKNESDIKSNQVIGLLGQGYSYDTDGERKHLHFAIYTGTDINVQGYAQSQDELKKWLDPQKFLLNK
- the dnaK gene encoding molecular chaperone DnaK; this encodes MSKIIGIDLGTTNSAVAIVEGGKPKILENKEGNRTTPSIVALSKNGERLVGLPAKRQAVTNPKNTIFSVKRLIGRKYSDGEIKKDIDTVPYEISQSGEGVKVKMGDKQYSPQEISAMILQKIKADASERLGEEVTEAVITVPAYFDDSQRQATKDAGKIAGLEVKRIINEPTAAALAYGFDKKKDQQIAVYDLGGGTFDISILDVSADTVEVKATNGDTHLGGDDFDQVLINWILDEFKKQEGIDLSKDALAMQRLKESAEKAKVELSSSMETEINQPFITTDESGPKHLVMKMTRAKLEELVGDLVAKTLEPCKKALTDAKLSVTDIEEVIMVGGMTRMPLVQKKVEEFFGKKPNISVNPDEVVALGAAVQAGVLQGDVKDVLLLDVTPLTLGIETLGGVRTPLIERNTTIPASKTQVFSTAADHQDSVEIHVLQGERPMAQDNKTLGRFTLSGIPPAPRGVPQIEVSFDIDANGILNVKAVDKATSKEQSITIKSSSGLSEEEIEKMKKDADLHAEEDKKKKEEVEVRNNADNIIAHTEKFIKESEAKLKDEDKKKMEEKMEALKKVKDSADIEAVKSAIKEMEDTVQAIGAAMYSASANASADAQQNDEPKKDKGPVEGDFEEVKDDEKKDK
- a CDS encoding Hsp20/alpha crystallin family protein, translated to MTLIPWSPLLDTFENLENNFQNFVPAIDVYEEKDNVVVEATLAGIKPQDVEINVHDDVLTIEGRRETSSEIDEKNYYRKEVRSGSFHRSIVLPSSVKADKAQADFENGLLKISLPKEIDARAKSIKINVNNKK
- the dnaJ gene encoding molecular chaperone DnaJ: MPKDYYKTLGVEKGATDSEIKRAFRKLAHQYHPDKNGGEENLKKFKEINEAYQVLSNKEKRQQYDQFGANFDQTGGFSGGNPFGGGQGFGGFDFSGGQNMDFDLGDIFGSFFGGDSPFRSGRNQRGEDIQVDINISLKDAVFGLSESLSLRKKIKCQSCEGTGADKGTSFEECRTCGGSGHITSTVLGTFRTQTVCPDCRGKGKSIKNKCGACHGQGFDTENVDIKVEIPAGIDDGQSIRLSGQGNAGKNGAVSGDLYVVVHVLPEKGFERQGDDLITEYDIPFTMAALGGQIEARTIDGKVKLKIPSGTPSGKKFVLSDKGVAHLKARGRGDQIVIVNVDVPSKLTKKQRKLLEELDKEFDSKL
- a CDS encoding phosphoribosylamine--glycine ligase — protein: MNNEKPPSAPFEKKRFLFVSFDALISDVAWQVLKEGHEAKYFIKNQAIKDVADGFVPKSDDWEKDLDWADIVVFDDVLGMGTMAEKVRKRGIPVIGGTPYTDQLEDDRSFGQEELKKAGIPIIPYETFTDFDAAIDYVKKNENRYVIKPSGEAQNTKHFLFVGQEEDGKDVIQMLEAYKKVWSQKIKEFQLQRRMSGVEVAVGAFFNGYEFVFPININFEHKKMFPGNIGPSTGEMGTSMFWSGQNKIFNNTLKKMEPILRREKYTGYIDLNCIVNGNGIYPLEFTARFGYPTIQIQMDGILMPIGQWLYEMATGTLKNFKTKTGFQVGVRLVVPPYPYGSSIKTELAEYKNALIIFKKPASEGIHIVETKLINGEWIVTGDHGVALIVVGTGSTMKQAQQQVYHRIQNILIPNMFYRDDIGDRWFEDSDKLHNWGYLRES
- a CDS encoding nucleotide exchange factor GrpE; translation: MKDKKHKHEKIDYKLMADENLAGWQKALADYQNLQKETDKRLKDLSIFVRSDIILQLLPIFDNYQTAINHIPKDQKNESWAVGLEHILRMWDGFLNERNVKKIKAVGEKFDANLHESVGQVSDDKNEDHIIVEEKQIGYKIDNMVIRPAKVIINNI
- the idi gene encoding isopentenyl-diphosphate Delta-isomerase produces the protein MPDDIILVDKNDQPIGTGQKMEVHKKGQLHRAFSILIFNRFGQLLLQKRVDSKYHCPGMWTNTCCSHPKPEEDTLSAAHRRLKEELGFDCDLEEKFSFIYKAEFDNGLTEHEYDHVFFGYYDDPVDFDKNEISDIKWLDIKTIKDQIKNQPDIYTDWFKIIISKYF